The genomic window CGGGTTCGAACGGGCACAGCATCGACAGCGAGTTGATCAGCAGTTCGACCTCGGCCTCCTTCAGGCTGCCCCAGTCGGTCGAAAGTTCCATCGCTTCGAAATAGCGTCCCAACTGGTCGAGGAACATGGCGCGGCGAAAGCCGGGGTCTTCCTCGGCCCCGCCCAGATCGCGTCCGAACGGCGCCCAGTCCACCGTGCAGCGGCGATAGGGCGAAAAGCCCTGGACCTCGGTCAGCACCCGGAAGCGCGAGATGCCCGACAGCGTGACCATGTAGCGCCCGTCCTCGGTCTCGGAAAAACCGGTCAGCCGTCCGGCGCAGCCGATCGCCTGCAGGCGCTTTTCGCCCGACCCCGGCACGTCGCGCGGCTGGATCATGCCGATCAGCCGCCCGCGGGTTTTCATGGCATCCTCAAGCATCTGCAGGTAGCGCGGCTCGAAGATGTGCAACGGCAACCGCGCCCGGGGCAGCAGCAGCGCGCCGGGCAGCGGAAAGACGGGAATCGTGTCGGGGAGGTCTGCGGCTTTCATCATGGGCCACAACCTAGCGTGCGGAACGCATCAGGCAAATATCATCGACGACAAGCGGCGGCGTCCTTTCAGCACGATGGGGTCCTGGGGCTTCAGCGCCTCGAAGATGGTGAAAAGCTGGGTCCGGGCCGCACCGTCGTTCCACTCGCGGTCGCGGCGGAACAGCTCAAGCAGGGTGTCCACCGCCTCCTCGACCTTGCCCGCGGCGTGAAGCGCCAGCGCCAGGTCGAACCGGGCCTGCTGGTTGTCCGGCTCGGCCTCGACGGCGGCGCGCAGCTCGGCCTCGGGGCCGGCCTTTGCGGCCTGCCGCGCCAGTTCGATCTGGGCCCGCGCGGCTTCGATTTCCTTGGCCCTGGCGATCGCGGCAGGTGCGGCGTCGGCAAAGGCCTGTGCCTGATCAACGTCGCCCAGCGCCAGATGCGCCCGGATCAAGCCGCCATAGGCCACCGCATTCGCCGGGTCTTCGCCCAGAATCGCGGCAAAGGTCTCGGCGGCATCGACCGCCGCGCCTTCGGCCAGCATCGCCTCGGCCACTTCAAGCGCCTCGGCCAGCCCGCCGTCCCCGGCCAGCGCCGCGATCTTGTCGACGAACTTCTTCACCTCCGACGGCGGCAGCGCACCCTGGAAGCCGTCAACCGGCTGGCCGTTGAAGAACGCATAGACGGTGGGAATCGACTGGATGCGCAGTTGCGCGGCAATCGCCTGCGCCTTGTCGACGTCGATCTTGACCAT from Paracoccaceae bacterium Fryx2 includes these protein-coding regions:
- a CDS encoding LON peptidase substrate-binding domain-containing protein, producing the protein MMKAADLPDTIPVFPLPGALLLPRARLPLHIFEPRYLQMLEDAMKTRGRLIGMIQPRDVPGSGEKRLQAIGCAGRLTGFSETEDGRYMVTLSGISRFRVLTEVQGFSPYRRCTVDWAPFGRDLGGAEEDPGFRRAMFLDQLGRYFEAMELSTDWGSLKEAEVELLINSLSMLCPFEPEDKQALLEAPSLSTRRETLVTLIEFALRGGSGEEMMQ
- a CDS encoding co-chaperone YbbN; its protein translation is MFGFGDKAATKAAAPAGDLIKDGTEATFMIDVIDASREVPVIVDFWAPWCGPCKTLGPALEAAVKAAGGKVRMVKIDVDKAQAIAAQLRIQSIPTVYAFFNGQPVDGFQGALPPSEVKKFVDKIAALAGDGGLAEALEVAEAMLAEGAAVDAAETFAAILGEDPANAVAYGGLIRAHLALGDVDQAQAFADAAPAAIARAKEIEAARAQIELARQAAKAGPEAELRAAVEAEPDNQQARFDLALALHAAGKVEEAVDTLLELFRRDREWNDGAARTQLFTIFEALKPQDPIVLKGRRRLSSMIFA